In Cellulomonas sp. Y8, the genomic stretch CGAGCGCCGCGAGGCCCGTCGACCCGTCGGCCTTCCGGGCGTACCCGATGGCGACGCCGAGCGCGAACAGCAGCGGCAGGTTGCCGAGCAGGGCGTTGCCGGCCGCGGCGAGCACGTCGGCCACCGGCAGCAGCCAGTCGGCGCGGGCGCCGAGGCCGTCGGCGCCGAGCATGTCCGCCTGGCCGAGCCGCAGGAGGAGCGCGGCGGCGGGCAGGGAGGCGATCGGGAGCATGAGGGATCGACCCACGCGCTGCAGCTGCGCGAGTCCGGGGATGCCCCGCTTGGGGGTATCGACCGTGGTGGCGGTCATGGTCACTCCTCGTGGGTTCGGGTCGCGGGCGCCGCCGGTGCGGGGTGCGCGCGGGTCGGGGGGAGGTGTGGGCACGCGGTGCGCTTCGGTGCGGGACGTGCGTGGTCGCCGTCGAGCCGGCAAGTTGTCTGGACCAGTTGCGGTCAGAGTGGTCTAGACCGGAGTATGTGTCAAGGACCACATGACCGCCCGCGGAGCGCCCGGACGGGCACCCGGTGGTGCGGACGACGGCGACCGAGGTGGGAGGGTGAGCGCGTGCACGCGAAGCAGTCCGCCGCCCCCGGCGCCCACAAGTACCAGGCGGTCCGCGCCTACCTGGTCGGCCTGGTCGAGCGCGAGCTGCACGTCGGCGACGCGATCCCGTCCGAGCGGGCGCTGTGCGAGCGGTTCGGCGTCTCCCGGATGACCGTGCGCCAGGCCGTCGACGCGCTCGTCGGCGAGGGCGTGCTGGTGCGCGAGCAGGGGCGCGGCACGTTCGTCGCGCCGCAGCGCATGGACTTCGAGATGCGGCTGACGACCTTCGGCGAGGAGATGCGCCGGCGCGGGATGCGGCCCGAGACCCGGGTGCTCGGCATGGGCACCGTGCCCGCCTCCGCGGAGGCCGCGGACGCGCTCGGCACCGAGCCGGGCGCCCCGCTGCACCACCTGCGCCGCGTCCGGTACGCCGACGGGTCCCCGATGAGCATCGAGCAGCACTGGGTGTCGGTCGGCCTGGTGCCCGGGCTGCTCGCCGACGGCCCGCCGCCGAGCATGCACGACGCCCTGCGCGCCGTCGGCCTCGACCCGTCGTGGGGCGAGGAGACGCTGACCGCCGCGGAGGCGACCGACGAGGAGGCCGCGCTGCTCGACCTGCGCGCGACGCGCGCGGTGCTGCGCGCGACCCGGCGGACGTTCAGCGCCGACACCCCCGCGATGTACTCGAACGCCTGCTACCGCGGGGACCGGTACAGCGTGTGGGTGCCGCTCAGCGCGCCGGCACCGGCGCTGGTGCCGCGGCTGCGCGAGCGGGACGAGGACGAGCGGCGCGACCAGCGGGAGGCCGTGGGCGCGGCCCTGGACGACGGGAGGACCGGATGAGCGCGCGGGGCACCGGCCAGGCCGAGGCGATCCTCGCCGGCCTGGGCGGGGTGGGGAACATCGACGAGATCGAGCCGTGCACGACGCGGCTGCGGTCGCTCGTGAAGGAGCCGTCCCGGGTGGACGCCGCCGCCCTGCGCGCCGCCGGCGCGTTCGGCGTGATGGTGTCCGGCCGGGTGGTGCAGGTCGTGATCGGCCCGAGCGTCGACACCCTCGCCTCCGACCTGGAGGACCTCATGTGACAGCCGCGGCCCGCGCGGGGCCGCCGCACGCCAGCACCGACCCGCCGCACCGCACCGGCGGGAAGCACGAAGGAGAAGAATCATGAGCAAGGCAGAGCAGATCCTCGCCGGACTCGGCGGCGACGCGAACATCGTCGACCTCGAGCCCTGCATCACCCGGCTGCGCGTCGAGGTCGAGGACCCGTCGAAGGTGACCGAGTCCGTCCTCAAGGCGGCCGGGGCGATCGCCGTGATGCAGTCCGGCACGGTCGTGCAGGTCATCGTCGGGCCCGAGGCGGACACGCTGGCCTCGGACATCGAGGACCTGCGCTGATGGCGCTGACCGTCCTCGCGCCGGTCGCCGGGGTGGTGCACGCGCTCGCGGACGTGGACGACCCGGTGTTCGCCCAGGAGATCGTCGGCCCGGGTCTGGCCGTGCAGCCGGACGCGGAGTCCGGCGCCGGCCGCTCGGTCGTCGCCCCGGTGGCCGGCACCGTCGCCAAGCTGCACCCGCACGCGTTCGTGCTGCTCGCCGAGGGCGGCCGCGGCGTGCTGGTGCACCTCGGCATCAACACCGTCCAGCTCGGCGGCGAGGGCTTCACGCTGCACGTCGCCGAGGGCGACGCCGTCGAGCAGGGCCAGCTCCTGGTCGAGTGGGACCCGGCGGCGGTCGAGGCCGGCGGGCGGTCGGCGATCTGCCCCGTCGTCGGGCTCGAGGCGCAGCCGGACTCGCTCACCCGGATCGCGGAGCCGGGCAGCCGCGTCGCGGCGGGCGACCCGCTGCTGCAGCTGGGCTGAGCCCCCGTCGCCGGCCGGGACCCGCGAAGGTCCCGGCCGGTGTCCCGGACGCGGCGCGAGCCCCGGCCGGATACTGAACGGCATGCTGCCCCGCCCGAGCACCCGCGACCTGCTGCGGTCGCTGCCCGCGCTCACCGGCGACCTGCCCGAGGTCGACCCGTACGCGCTGCCGGCGGACCCGGTCGACGCGTTCCAGGACTGGTTCGCCGCCGCCGTCGCCGCCGGCGTGCCCGAGCCGCACGCGCTCTGCCTGTCGACGGTCGGGCCCGACGGGGCACCGCACGCGCGCGTCGTGCTGCTCGCCGACGTCGCGGACGGGGCGTGGGTGTTCGCGAGCGACGCGCGGGCCGGCAAGGCTCAGGACCTCGCGGCCGAGCCGCGGGCGGCGCTGACGTTCTACTGGCAGCCGCTGGGCCGGCAGGTGCGGGTCGTCGGGCGGGCCCGGGCGCTGGATGCCGCGACCTGCGCGGCCGACTTCCTGCGCCGGTCGCCGAGCTCGCGCGCCGCGGCGCTCGCGTCCCGGCCGGGGGAGCGGCTGCTGTCCGCCGAGGAGCTGCACGCCGCCGTGCAGCAGGCCCGCGCCCGGGTCGACCGGGAGCCCGGGCTGGTGCTGCCGACCTGGCAGCTGTGGGCGGTCGAGCCGGACGAGGTCGAGCTGTGGCAGGGCGACTCGGACCGGGCGCACGTGCGGGTCCGGTACACCCGGGCCGAGGACCGGTGGGACCGGCACCTCGACTGGCCCTGAGCGGCCTCAGTCCCGAGCCGCGGGCACCGCGTCGCGCGGGGGCAGCACGTCCGGCGACACGTCGGCCGCCCGGGCCGCCAGCGTGTGCAGCAGCCGCTCCAGCGGGCCCCGACCCAGCGCCGCGCGCCACACCCAGCACGCCAGCACCGTCACGACCAGGAACGCGATCCAGGTGCCGGCCTCGGGCTCCCACACCACCGACTCCCCGAGCAGGGCGATCACCACGAGCTGCCCGGTGTAGGCGGTGAGCGCGAGCGCGCCGGTCGCGGCCAGCGGCGCCACCAGGGCGGGGACCGCGTCGGCCACGATCAGGCACAGGGCCAGCACCGCGAGGCCGACGCCGGTGTTCGCGGCCACCTCCAGGCCCGACGACGAGTGCGGTTCGGTGGTGACGAGCGCGACCAGGGTCGGGTCGCCGGCGAGCGTCCGGGTCAGCAGCGCGGACGCCGCGTGCGCGACGACCGCCAGCGCCACCCCGGCGCCGAGCAGCCGGAGTCGCACGCCGCGGTCCCGCAGGTCCATCCGCCCGACGGCGAGGCCCACCAGCACGTACGCGAACCACACGACCGCCGGGTAGAAGTCGCCGACCAGCAGGTCCGTGAACTCCCGGCCCGGGAGCCGCAGGAGCACCGGCTGGAGCGCGAGGTGCAGCAGCGGCCCGAACGCGGCGACGGCCACCGCCCCGCCGAGCAGCCGCCGCGGCGGCACGCCCAGCAGCGGCGTCGCGCACGCGAACAGCACCGCGTACGTCGGCAGGATCACGGCGATCGGCGTGCCGAGCAGGATCACCGCCACCCCGATCCCGAGCACGGCGAACGCGCGGACCAGGATCTTCGCGCGGGCCTGCACCCGCCGGACGCCGGTCACGGGCGCGGAGCCGCCGGAGATCAGCGCGACGGAGATCCCGGACAGCAGCACGAACAGCGCGGCCGACCGGCCGTCGACGACCTGCGCGAGCGACCAGGGCCACGGGTCGTCCGGCCCGCCGGGGCCGACGTGCGCGGTGAGCATGCCCAGCACCGCCAGGCCGCGGGCGACGTCCACCCCGGTGATCCGCTGCATGGCGCCACGCTAGCCGGGCGGCCGTCCGGGCGCGGGTGCCCCCGCCCACGTGACGTCGGCCGCATCGTCTCGCGGGTCGGGACGCGACGTACCGGGTACTGGAATGCCCGTCCCTGACCGGGCTACCGTCGGACTGTGACCGACACGCACCAGGCCGACATCTACACCCACGGCCACCACGACAGCGTGCTGCGCTCCCACCGGTGGCGCACCGCGGAGAACTCGGCGGCCTACCTGCTGCCGGCCCTGCAGCCCGGCCAGTCCCTGCTCGACGTGGGCTGCGGCCCCGGCACCGTGACCGTCGACCTCGCGTCGCGGGTCGCGCCCGGTGCCGTCGTCGGCCTCGACCGCTCGGAGAAGGTGCTCGAGCTCGCCCGCGAGGAGGCCGCGAAGGCCGGCGCGGAGAACGTGACCTTCCAGGTCGGCGACGCCTACGCGCTGCCGTTCCCGGACGCGTCGTTCGACGTCGTGCACGCGCACCAGGTGCTGCAGCACCTCACCGACCCGGTCGCCGCCCTGCGCGAGCTGCGCCGCGTGACCCGGCCCGGCGGCGTCGTCGCCGTGCGGGACGCGGACTACGCCGGCATGACCTGGTTCCCCGCGTCGCCTGTGCTCGACGAGTGGTCCGCGCTCTACCACGAGGTCACCCAGGCCAACGGCGCCGAGGCCGACGCCGGCCGCCGGCTGCACTTCTGGGCGCTCGCGGCCGGGTTCGACCCGGACGGCCTCGTCGCCACGGCCGGGGTGTGGAGCTACGCGTCGGACGAGGACCGCACCTGGTGGGCCGAGCTGTGGGCCGAGCGCTGCGTCGTGTCGGACTTCGCCCGGCAGGCCGTCGAGCACGGGCTCGCCGACGAGGTGGGGCTCGAGCAGCTCGCCGCCGGCTGGCGCGAGTGGGGCACCCACCCGGACGGCTGGTTCGCGGTGCTGCACGGCGAGGTGCTGGCGCGCGTCTGACCTAGGCTGGGGCCGTGCGCATCGCCAGGTTCACCAACGGAGACGACCCCCGCTACGCCCTCGTGGAGGGGGAGCCGGGTCAGGAGCAGCTCGTCGTCATCAGCGGCGACCCGATCTACACCCCGGTGCAGCCCACCGGCGAGCGGATCCCGCTCGGCGACGGCGTCCGGCTGCTCGCCCCGGTGATCCCGCGGTCCAAGATCATCGGCGTCGGCCGGAACTACGTCGACCACGCCGCCGAGATGGGCAACGAGGTGCCGGCGTCGCCGCTGCTGTTCCTCAAGCCCAACACCGCCGTCGTCGGCCCGGACGACCCGATCGTGCTGCCCGACTGGACCGAGGAGGTCTCGTACGAGGCCGAGCTCGCCGTCGTCATCGGCAAGGTCACCAAGGACGTCGCCCCCGAGCACGCGCTCAGCAAGGTGTTCGGCTACACCGTCGCCAACGACGTCACCGCCCGCGACGCCCAGCGGTCCGACTCGCAGTGGACCCGGGCCAAGGGCTTCGACTCGTCCTGCCCGATCGGCCCGTGGGTCGTGCCGGGGCTCGATGTCGAGGACCTGGCCGTGCGGTCCCGGGTCAACGGCGAGGCCAAGCAGGACGGCCGGACGTCGCAGATGGTGTTCGACGTCGCCTACCTGATCTCGTACATCTCCGAGGTGTTCACGCTGCTGCCGGGCGACATCATCCTCACCGGCACCCCGGCGGGCGTCGGCCTGCTGGCCGAGCGGGACGTCGTCGAGGTCGAGGTCGAGGAGATCGGCACCCTGCGCAACCCGGTGCTGCGCCGCTCCTGAGGTCGTGGGGCCGGAGCGCGGCGGGGGAGGCCCGCCGCGCTCGCTAGGGTGGAGCGCGTGAGTGCTGCTGCCCCCGCGACGCCGGTGCGCGTCCGCTTCTGCCCGTCCCCGACCGGTACGCCGCACGTCGGCCTGATCCGCACCGCCCTGTTCAACTGGGCGTACGCGCGGCACGTCGGCGGCACGTTCGTGTTCCGGATCGAGGACACCGACCCGGCGCGCGACTCCGAGGAGTCCTACCAGCAGCTGCTCGACGCGCTGCGCTGGCTCGGCCTGGACTGGGACGAGGGCGTCGAGGTCGGCGGGCCGCACGAGCCCTACCGGCAGTCGCAGCGGATGGACCTGTACGCCGACGTCGCGCGCCGGCTGGTCGAGGGCGGCCACGCCTACGAGTCGTTCACGACGCCGGAGGAGGTCGAGGCCCGGCACCGCGCCGCCGGCCGCGACCCGAAGCTCGGCTACGACGGCTACGACCGCGACCTCACGGACGAGCAGAAGGCCGCGTACCGCGCGGAGGGCCGCGAGCCCGTGCTGCGCCTGCGCATGCCCGACGAGGACGTCACGTTCACCGACCTGGTCCGCGGCGAGGTCACGTTCAAGGCCGGCTCCGTCCCGGACTTCGTGATCGTCCGCGGCAACGGGCACCCGCTCTACACGCTGGTGAACCCGGTCGACGACGCGCTCATGGGCATCACGCACGTGCTCCGCGGCGAGGACCTGCTGTCGTCCACGCCGCGCCAGGTCGTGCTCTACCGGGCGCTGCTCGAGATCGGCGTCGCCACCGTGATGCCGGCGTTCGGCCACCTGCCGTACGTCATGGGCGAGGGCAATAAGAAGCTCTCCAAGCGCGACCCCGAGTCGAACCTGTTCCTGCACCGGGAGCGCGGCTTCACGCCCGAGGGCCTGCTGAACTACCTGTCGCTGCTCGGCTGGTCGATCGGGCCGGACCGGGACATCTTCTCGGTCGCCGAGCTGGTCGAGGCGTTCGACGTCGCCGACGTGAACCCGAACCCGGCGCGGTTCGACCTCAAGAAGGCCGAGGCCATCAACGCCGAGCACGTCCGGCTGCTCGACGCGGACGACTTCCGGGACCGCCTGGTGCCGTACCTGCACCGCGCCGGCCTGGTGCCCGCCGACTCCTACGCCGACCTGTCCCCGGAGCACCGCGCGCTGCTCGACGCCGGGGCGCCGCTGATCCAGACCCGCGTCACCCTGCTCGGCGAGGCCGTCGGGATGCTCGGCTTCCTGTTCACGGCCGACGACGCGCTCGTGGTCGAGGACGACGCCCGCGGCGCGCTGAAGGACACCACCGCCCAGGTGCTCGACGCGGCCACGGAGGCGCTGTCGGCCCTGCCCGAGGACGGGTTCACCACCGACGCCGTCCAGGAGGCCCTGCAGGCGGCGCTGGTCGACGGGCTCGGCATCAAGCCGCGGTTCGCGTTCACGCCGCTGCGCGTGGCCGTGTCCGGCCGCCGGGTGTCGCCGCCGCTGTTCGAGTCGCTGGAGATCCTGGGCCGGGCCTCGACGCTCGCCCGGATCGCCGCGCTGCGCGCGTCGCTGTGACGGCCGCGGGGGAGCGCGCCGTCGACGGCGTCCTGTTCGACGTCGACGACACGCTGGTCGACACGCACGGGGCGTTCGCCGCGGCCCTGGCGGCCGTCTCGCGGGAGTGGCTGCCGGGGCTGGACCCCGCGCGGGACACCGAGGTGCTCGACCACTGGCGCGCGGACGCCCACGGCCGGTACCGCGGGTACACCCTCGGCGAGGTGTCGTACCGCGAGCAGCGGATGGGCCGGGCGAACGACCTGCACGCGGCGTTCGGCGGGCCCGTGCTCGACGACGCGGCCTACGACCGGTGGAACACGCTGTTCGAGGACCGGTTCACCGGCTCGTGGGCCGCGCACGACGACGCCGCCGGCGTGGTGCGCCGGCTGCTCGACGCCGGGATCAGGGTCGGCGCCCTGACCAACGCCGCGACCGAGTACCAGGTGCGCAAGCTCACCCGCGCGGGCCTGGCCGACGACGTGCCGCTGCTGGTCGGCGTCGACACCCTCGGGTTCGGCAAGCCCGACCCGCGGGTGTTCGCCGAGGCCTGCCGCCGGCTGGGGACCTCCCCGGGGCGGACGGCCTACGTCGGCGACGAGCTCGATGTCGACGCGCGCGCCGCGGCGGCGGCCGGGCTGCGCGGCGTGTGGCTCGCGCGGCCGCAGCTCGGGGCCAAGCACGCGAACGACACCGAGGCGCTGCCGACGGACGTGGTGATCACCACGCTCGCTGAGCTGCCGGGGGTCCTGGGGCTCTGACCGGACCCGCTCGCGACGCCGTGTGACGCGCGTCGCGAGCGGCCGGTTTGGAGCAGGCCCGTTCCTCCGGTAATGTTCTCGGTCGGCACGGCGTCCAGAACGCCGGTCCTCCAACCCGCTCCATCAGGCGCCCCGTGCGCCGGTCGGCGCTGGGTGCGGGGCCGGAGGAATGGCCGGAAGTGCCATTGGGGTATGGTGTAATTGGCAGCACGAGTGATTCTGGTTCACTTAGTCTAGGTTCGAGTCCTGGTACCCCAGCAAGGTTTCGCAGAACGGCCCTGAAAGGCCGATTTGAAGAGGCCGAGCAGGATGCAGTACAGTAAGTCCCGGTCAAGCCGCTCCGGTGGTGAGATCAACTAGGCCCCCATCGTCTAGTGGCCTAGGACGCCGCCCTCTCACGGCGGTAACAGGGGTTCGAATCCCCTTGGGGGTACATCAGGAAAGGCCGGTCGCCAGCAGGCGGCCGGCCTTTCTGCTGTCCGGGGCGCAGGCGGGGCGCGGCGGGTGTGCGGCGCGAGGTCGTCGCTTCCGGCCACCCGAGGGGTGGCGCAACCGCCGACCTCGGGCGCAACCGCCGACCTCGGCGCACGTGCTGACCTCGGGCCGGTGCGGCAGACGGGACGCCGCGAGGCCGCCACCCCCCGAGGGGAGTGGCGGCCTCGCTCAGCGGGTCGGGTCACTCCGCCGTGCGGCGCAGGACCTCCGTCAGGCGGTTCGCCGCCGACACGACCGCGGCGGCGTGCAGCCGCCCCGGCTGGCGGGACAGCCGCTCCACGGGGCCCGAGATCGAGACCGCCGCGACGACGCGCCCCGACTGCCCGCGCACCGGCGCGGACACCGACGCCACGCCGACCTCGCGCTCGGACACCGACTGCGCCCAGCCGCGGCGGCGGACGCCGGACAGGATCGTCGCGGTGAACTTGGCGCCCTGCAGGCCGCGGTGCAGCCGGTCCGGCTCCTCCCAGGCGAGCAGGATCTGCGCCGCGGAGCCCGCGCCCATGGTCAGCGTGGCGCCCACGGGGATGGAGTCGCGCAGGCCGATCGGCCGCTCGGCGGCGGCGACGCAGATGCGCTGGTCGCCCTGGCGGCGGTAGAGCTGGGCGCTCTCGCCGGTGTGGTCGCGCAGCGCCGCGAGGACGGGGCCGGCGGCGGCGAGCAGCCGGTCCTCGCCGGCCGCGCTCGCCAGCTCGGTCAGCCGCGGACCGAGGACGAACCGGCCCTGCATGTCGCGCCCCACCAGGCGGTGGTGCTCGAGCGCGACGGCCAGCCGGTGGGCCGTCGGGCGGGCAAGATGGGTGGCGTTGACCAGCTGCGCGAGGGTGGCGGGTCCGGCCTCGAGGGCGTTGAGGACCGAGGCGGCCTTGTCCAGCACGCCGACTCCGCTAGAGTTGTCCATAGGTCGATATTGCCGTCTCGCACACTGAGACGCAAGTCGGCACCACGAAGACCCCGGTCGGCCCCCCACCGACCGACGGAGGAGAGGACGCCCGAACATGGCCGGCACACTGGCCGGAGAAGGTGTGGGAGAACCACATCGTGCGGCGCGGCGCCGACGGCGCGCCCGATCTGCTCTACATCGACCTGCACCTCGTGCACGAGGTCACCAGCCCCCAGGCGTTCGAGGGGCTCCGGCTCGCCGGCCGTCCCGTCCGCCGCCCGGACCTCACGCTCGCCACCGAGGACCACAACACCCCGACGCTCGACATCGACCTGCCGATCGCCGACGCGACGTCGCGCACGCAGATCGACACGCTGCGGAACAACGCGAAGGAGTTCGGCATCCGGCTGCACTCCCTCGGCGACGCGGACCAGGGCATCGTGCACCAGGTCGGCCCGCAGCTCGGCCTGACGATGCCGG encodes the following:
- a CDS encoding GntR family transcriptional regulator, with the translated sequence MHAKQSAAPGAHKYQAVRAYLVGLVERELHVGDAIPSERALCERFGVSRMTVRQAVDALVGEGVLVREQGRGTFVAPQRMDFEMRLTTFGEEMRRRGMRPETRVLGMGTVPASAEAADALGTEPGAPLHHLRRVRYADGSPMSIEQHWVSVGLVPGLLADGPPPSMHDALRAVGLDPSWGEETLTAAEATDEEAALLDLRATRAVLRATRRTFSADTPAMYSNACYRGDRYSVWVPLSAPAPALVPRLRERDEDERRDQREAVGAALDDGRTG
- a CDS encoding glucose PTS transporter subunit EIIB; the protein is MSARGTGQAEAILAGLGGVGNIDEIEPCTTRLRSLVKEPSRVDAAALRAAGAFGVMVSGRVVQVVIGPSVDTLASDLEDLM
- a CDS encoding PTS transporter subunit EIIB, producing MSKAEQILAGLGGDANIVDLEPCITRLRVEVEDPSKVTESVLKAAGAIAVMQSGTVVQVIVGPEADTLASDIEDLR
- a CDS encoding PTS glucose transporter subunit IIA, with the translated sequence MALTVLAPVAGVVHALADVDDPVFAQEIVGPGLAVQPDAESGAGRSVVAPVAGTVAKLHPHAFVLLAEGGRGVLVHLGINTVQLGGEGFTLHVAEGDAVEQGQLLVEWDPAAVEAGGRSAICPVVGLEAQPDSLTRIAEPGSRVAAGDPLLQLG
- a CDS encoding pyridoxal 5'-phosphate synthase, with amino-acid sequence MLPRPSTRDLLRSLPALTGDLPEVDPYALPADPVDAFQDWFAAAVAAGVPEPHALCLSTVGPDGAPHARVVLLADVADGAWVFASDARAGKAQDLAAEPRAALTFYWQPLGRQVRVVGRARALDAATCAADFLRRSPSSRAAALASRPGERLLSAEELHAAVQQARARVDREPGLVLPTWQLWAVEPDEVELWQGDSDRAHVRVRYTRAEDRWDRHLDWP
- a CDS encoding heparan-alpha-glucosaminide N-acetyltransferase domain-containing protein; translated protein: MQRITGVDVARGLAVLGMLTAHVGPGGPDDPWPWSLAQVVDGRSAALFVLLSGISVALISGGSAPVTGVRRVQARAKILVRAFAVLGIGVAVILLGTPIAVILPTYAVLFACATPLLGVPPRRLLGGAVAVAAFGPLLHLALQPVLLRLPGREFTDLLVGDFYPAVVWFAYVLVGLAVGRMDLRDRGVRLRLLGAGVALAVVAHAASALLTRTLAGDPTLVALVTTEPHSSSGLEVAANTGVGLAVLALCLIVADAVPALVAPLAATGALALTAYTGQLVVIALLGESVVWEPEAGTWIAFLVVTVLACWVWRAALGRGPLERLLHTLAARAADVSPDVLPPRDAVPAARD
- a CDS encoding methyltransferase domain-containing protein; translation: MTDTHQADIYTHGHHDSVLRSHRWRTAENSAAYLLPALQPGQSLLDVGCGPGTVTVDLASRVAPGAVVGLDRSEKVLELAREEAAKAGAENVTFQVGDAYALPFPDASFDVVHAHQVLQHLTDPVAALRELRRVTRPGGVVAVRDADYAGMTWFPASPVLDEWSALYHEVTQANGAEADAGRRLHFWALAAGFDPDGLVATAGVWSYASDEDRTWWAELWAERCVVSDFARQAVEHGLADEVGLEQLAAGWREWGTHPDGWFAVLHGEVLARV
- a CDS encoding fumarylacetoacetate hydrolase family protein — its product is MRIARFTNGDDPRYALVEGEPGQEQLVVISGDPIYTPVQPTGERIPLGDGVRLLAPVIPRSKIIGVGRNYVDHAAEMGNEVPASPLLFLKPNTAVVGPDDPIVLPDWTEEVSYEAELAVVIGKVTKDVAPEHALSKVFGYTVANDVTARDAQRSDSQWTRAKGFDSSCPIGPWVVPGLDVEDLAVRSRVNGEAKQDGRTSQMVFDVAYLISYISEVFTLLPGDIILTGTPAGVGLLAERDVVEVEVEEIGTLRNPVLRRS
- the gltX gene encoding glutamate--tRNA ligase gives rise to the protein MSAAAPATPVRVRFCPSPTGTPHVGLIRTALFNWAYARHVGGTFVFRIEDTDPARDSEESYQQLLDALRWLGLDWDEGVEVGGPHEPYRQSQRMDLYADVARRLVEGGHAYESFTTPEEVEARHRAAGRDPKLGYDGYDRDLTDEQKAAYRAEGREPVLRLRMPDEDVTFTDLVRGEVTFKAGSVPDFVIVRGNGHPLYTLVNPVDDALMGITHVLRGEDLLSSTPRQVVLYRALLEIGVATVMPAFGHLPYVMGEGNKKLSKRDPESNLFLHRERGFTPEGLLNYLSLLGWSIGPDRDIFSVAELVEAFDVADVNPNPARFDLKKAEAINAEHVRLLDADDFRDRLVPYLHRAGLVPADSYADLSPEHRALLDAGAPLIQTRVTLLGEAVGMLGFLFTADDALVVEDDARGALKDTTAQVLDAATEALSALPEDGFTTDAVQEALQAALVDGLGIKPRFAFTPLRVAVSGRRVSPPLFESLEILGRASTLARIAALRASL
- a CDS encoding HAD family hydrolase — protein: MTAAGERAVDGVLFDVDDTLVDTHGAFAAALAAVSREWLPGLDPARDTEVLDHWRADAHGRYRGYTLGEVSYREQRMGRANDLHAAFGGPVLDDAAYDRWNTLFEDRFTGSWAAHDDAAGVVRRLLDAGIRVGALTNAATEYQVRKLTRAGLADDVPLLVGVDTLGFGKPDPRVFAEACRRLGTSPGRTAYVGDELDVDARAAAAAGLRGVWLARPQLGAKHANDTEALPTDVVITTLAELPGVLGL
- a CDS encoding IclR family transcriptional regulator, with the protein product MDNSSGVGVLDKAASVLNALEAGPATLAQLVNATHLARPTAHRLAVALEHHRLVGRDMQGRFVLGPRLTELASAAGEDRLLAAAGPVLAALRDHTGESAQLYRRQGDQRICVAAAERPIGLRDSIPVGATLTMGAGSAAQILLAWEEPDRLHRGLQGAKFTATILSGVRRRGWAQSVSEREVGVASVSAPVRGQSGRVVAAVSISGPVERLSRQPGRLHAAAVVSAANRLTEVLRRTAE